The following are from one region of the Amedibacterium intestinale genome:
- a CDS encoding ABC transporter permease: MKFYQLGFRYLQRKKGKTILLLIVLILVNSMILGTSMILRTTNESKQAMQEKTNSKIVAEITSKDSKITENEVNKIETLEDVSSINRIGRQEVFPNDFAPVTLNTSTNEENLKIALLSYDDLEKDSPFSEMQYRLSSGDYIKHEKKGAVINANLANQNELKVGDTIELSTENGTKVSVQIIGIFMSAGNVEKDQPTETTAVNRIENQVFIDNSTYKELFKEAEFEKLCVYSKRPEKLDVLETSLQKIFGNDVELSTSDTLYQQMSAPLEQISKVANLMLVLTLVTGTVVVSLLLCMWMRTRQKEVAIFMSLGKTKSEIFLQTLLEAGSVFTLSVLGATAIGKLFSGVLQNVITGSETVTENLKVVLQIQDIGMLFLLGGAVILVALCCSILPILRANPKDILAKMEG, translated from the coding sequence ATGAAGTTTTATCAACTTGGTTTTCGCTATTTACAGCGAAAAAAAGGAAAAACCATTCTTCTGTTGATTGTTTTGATACTTGTAAACAGTATGATTTTAGGTACAAGCATGATTTTAAGGACTACAAATGAGTCCAAACAAGCCATGCAGGAAAAGACAAACTCTAAGATTGTGGCTGAAATTACAAGTAAGGACAGCAAGATAACAGAGAATGAAGTAAACAAGATTGAAACGCTGGAAGATGTTTCGTCTATCAACCGTATCGGCAGACAAGAGGTATTTCCGAATGATTTTGCTCCCGTTACGCTCAATACTTCTACGAATGAGGAAAATTTGAAAATAGCGTTGCTCTCCTATGATGATTTGGAAAAGGACAGCCCTTTTTCAGAAATGCAGTACCGCTTATCTTCTGGCGATTATATCAAACACGAGAAAAAAGGTGCTGTTATCAATGCGAACCTTGCAAATCAAAATGAGCTAAAAGTTGGAGATACGATTGAATTAAGTACAGAAAACGGAACAAAAGTATCTGTTCAAATTATTGGAATTTTCATGTCCGCAGGAAATGTGGAAAAAGACCAGCCAACAGAAACTACCGCAGTCAATCGAATAGAAAATCAAGTCTTTATTGACAACAGCACTTATAAAGAATTGTTCAAAGAAGCTGAATTTGAAAAACTCTGCGTTTATTCAAAAAGACCAGAAAAATTAGATGTGCTGGAAACCAGCTTGCAAAAAATATTCGGAAATGATGTAGAACTTAGCACTTCCGATACCCTTTATCAACAGATGTCTGCTCCATTAGAGCAAATCAGTAAGGTGGCAAATCTTATGCTGGTACTTACATTGGTAACTGGTACTGTTGTTGTTTCCCTGCTGTTATGTATGTGGATGCGGACAAGGCAAAAAGAGGTGGCAATCTTTATGAGCCTCGGCAAGACAAAAAGTGAAATTTTCCTGCAAACTTTATTAGAAGCAGGCAGTGTATTTACACTTTCGGTTTTAGGAGCAACAGCCATTGGTAAATTGTTCTCGGGCGTTTTGCAAAATGTCATTACTGGTTCAGAAACAGTAACAGAAAATCTGAAAGTGGTGTTGCAGATACAAGATATTGGAATGTTGTTCCTTTTAGGTGGTGCAGTTATTCTGGTGGCATTGTGCTGTTCCATTCTTCCGATATTACGAGCAAACCCAAAAGATATATTAGCGAAAATGGAGGGATAG
- a CDS encoding ABC transporter permease, giving the protein MNFFGLARRSVFRKPIKSILLLLIVFAISTLLLAGVASKNASIEVQDKTRQAIGAGFLLERNAEYRTKRVREYSEKIGNDKEGSFGGYHQEKEIINGVETWSGWTTNEFESLDIKDIEKLAKTKGIADYNITTATTPVNPVNFKRIEDKDVDQSVDEGGVSLIGNKDMKLDRNVLSGNLHIKEGRMITPEDKDMCVISEELAKQNNLKIGDKISFNDYHDTVNSKVSEAEIVGIYQVDQKMSPLMQGDTYRSENVIFTDLRFPEKAEGETSPLYERAYFKVEDVEAYDEVKENLQKVDINWEQYDLIDNNGNSETMSSNFNDLAKVSEMMILVISVASFVILVLVFLFWLKNRVQEVGIFLSLGVPKFRIIGQIWSEAIMITVLSLMLSFAVAPAVSKVTANYLVSQQVQQMQEEEKNNEGKVSTEYVAPKQDVQSISVEVTPEMYLLDGVSVLVLITASVLVSGIVILKRNPKDILSEMS; this is encoded by the coding sequence ATGAATTTTTTTGGATTGGCAAGGCGTTCTGTGTTCAGAAAGCCCATAAAAAGTATTCTCTTATTGTTGATTGTTTTTGCAATCAGTACCCTGCTTCTTGCAGGTGTGGCGAGCAAAAATGCCAGTATTGAGGTGCAGGACAAAACCAGACAAGCCATAGGTGCAGGCTTTCTTTTAGAAAGAAATGCAGAGTACCGAACAAAACGAGTTCGTGAATACTCAGAAAAGATTGGTAATGATAAGGAAGGTAGTTTTGGTGGCTACCATCAGGAAAAAGAGATTATCAATGGTGTGGAGACTTGGTCAGGCTGGACAACAAATGAATTTGAAAGCTTAGATATAAAAGACATTGAGAAACTGGCAAAAACAAAAGGAATTGCTGATTACAATATTACAACAGCAACAACTCCTGTAAACCCTGTAAATTTCAAAAGAATTGAAGATAAAGATGTAGACCAAAGTGTAGATGAGGGAGGTGTAAGCTTAATTGGAAACAAAGATATGAAACTTGACAGAAATGTTTTATCTGGAAACCTGCATATCAAAGAGGGACGAATGATAACCCCAGAGGATAAAGATATGTGTGTCATTTCAGAGGAACTTGCAAAGCAAAATAATCTGAAAATCGGCGATAAGATTTCTTTTAATGATTACCACGATACTGTAAATTCAAAGGTATCAGAAGCTGAGATTGTTGGAATTTATCAAGTGGATCAAAAGATGTCCCCACTTATGCAGGGAGATACTTACCGTTCGGAAAATGTAATATTTACAGATTTGAGATTTCCAGAAAAGGCAGAGGGTGAAACAAGTCCATTATATGAAAGAGCCTATTTCAAAGTAGAAGATGTGGAAGCTTACGACGAAGTAAAAGAAAATCTGCAAAAAGTAGACATCAACTGGGAGCAATATGATTTGATTGACAATAACGGAAATTCCGAAACCATGTCCTCAAACTTCAATGATTTAGCAAAAGTAAGCGAAATGATGATATTGGTAATCTCTGTTGCAAGTTTTGTTATCCTTGTTTTAGTATTTCTGTTCTGGCTGAAAAATCGAGTGCAGGAAGTCGGTATTTTCTTATCTCTCGGTGTTCCGAAATTTAGAATTATCGGACAAATTTGGAGCGAAGCGATTATGATTACTGTTCTTTCCCTTATGTTATCCTTTGCTGTCGCTCCTGCTGTTTCCAAAGTAACGGCAAATTATCTGGTATCACAGCAGGTTCAGCAAATGCAAGAGGAAGAAAAGAATAATGAGGGAAAAGTATCCACAGAATACGTTGCACCAAAGCAGGACGTGCAGAGTATCAGCGTAGAGGTTACACCAGAAATGTATCTGTTGGACGGTGTAAGTGTTCTTGTGTTGATAACGGCTTCTGTTCTGGTATCTGGAATTGTAATACTAAAGAGAAACCCGAAAGATATTTTATCGGAAATGAGTTAG
- a CDS encoding ABC transporter ATP-binding protein, translating to MLEVKNVSYAYKTKKDKTILNNVSATFEEGIFYTIIGPSGAGKTTLLSLLAGLDTAVKGTVLCNGEDITKKGLNYHRKHNISLVFQNYNLIDYLTTVENVKLGGSGNAEKLLEEVGIGKEYWQRNVLQLSGGQQQRVAIARALASDAHVLLADEPTGNLDETTADEIIALLKKTAHELGKCVVVVTHSKHLAEEADEILEIKNGAISFLSE from the coding sequence ATGTTAGAAGTAAAGAATGTAAGCTATGCTTACAAAACAAAAAAAGATAAAACCATTTTGAATAATGTATCTGCTACTTTCGAGGAGGGTATCTTTTATACCATTATCGGTCCGAGTGGTGCAGGAAAAACAACACTCTTATCGTTGTTAGCAGGCTTAGATACAGCAGTAAAAGGGACTGTCCTTTGCAATGGCGAGGATATTACAAAAAAAGGGCTGAATTACCACAGAAAGCATAATATCTCATTGGTATTTCAAAATTATAATCTGATTGATTATTTGACAACGGTTGAAAATGTCAAATTAGGTGGTAGTGGAAATGCTGAAAAATTATTGGAAGAAGTCGGTATTGGAAAAGAATACTGGCAGAGAAATGTATTGCAACTATCTGGCGGACAGCAACAGCGTGTAGCGATTGCAAGAGCATTAGCCAGCGACGCTCATGTACTTTTGGCAGATGAACCGACGGGAAATCTTGATGAAACTACCGCTGATGAAATCATTGCTTTGCTGAAAAAGACTGCACATGAATTAGGAAAATGTGTTGTTGTGGTTACACACAGTAAGCATTTGGCAGAAGAAGCCGACGAAATCTTAGAAATTAAAAACGGTGCAATTTCTTTTCTGTCTGAATAA
- a CDS encoding response regulator transcription factor, producing the protein MANLLVVEDDYDTNEAISEYMKMVGHSTLSAFDGVQAIITLQENNVDLVILDIMLPKKDGISVLKEIRENSSIPVLVLTAIENEHTQVSCFDAEVDDYITKPFSMILLEKRVKALLRRSGKNCDVKQLQINDIVVDFAGYTAKKKDNEKIDLTPKEFDLLKLLVEHKGLVLTRNQIIDDLWGYGYPIADRIIDTYIKNLRKKLDIDNIITVKGVGYKYEEII; encoded by the coding sequence ATGGCAAATTTATTAGTAGTTGAAGATGATTATGATACAAATGAAGCAATCAGCGAATATATGAAAATGGTCGGACATAGCACTCTATCTGCTTTTGACGGAGTGCAAGCAATAATTACGTTACAAGAAAATAATGTTGACCTAGTAATATTGGATATTATGCTACCTAAAAAAGACGGTATTAGTGTATTGAAAGAAATTCGGGAAAATAGCTCTATTCCCGTTCTTGTATTAACTGCAATCGAAAATGAACATACACAAGTTTCTTGTTTTGACGCAGAAGTAGACGACTATATTACAAAACCATTTTCTATGATTTTGCTTGAAAAAAGAGTAAAAGCGTTATTGCGTCGTAGTGGGAAAAATTGTGATGTGAAACAATTACAGATAAATGATATTGTGGTAGATTTTGCTGGATATACTGCAAAGAAAAAAGATAACGAGAAAATAGACCTTACTCCAAAAGAATTTGATTTGTTAAAATTGCTTGTAGAGCATAAAGGGCTTGTACTGACGAGAAATCAGATTATTGATGATTTATGGGGGTACGGCTATCCTATTGCAGACAGAATAATTGATACTTATATTAAGAACCTAAGAAAAAAACTTGATATAGATAATATTATTACTGTAAAGGGTGTAGGCTACAAATATGAGGAAATTATATGA
- a CDS encoding sensor histidine kinase — MIMKKLKLFPKIFLYTFSVMLFIIIIAHIMIYTFAPQMLSSINSISENGIMIENALNTERFVSEAILRAFPFSFILSIIIAFICSFLFSRVITTPIKEISDTTEKMAKLKKEVSCPVYSFDEIGVLATNVNTLYKNLITTINNLEDEKIKSNEAEQLKVDFLRSASHELKTPVTALNAILENMILGVGKYKNKDVYLLECKEIADRLSHMIKEILDTSRLDFLAGSEKTEEFNLAEILNKICEPYQLISQSKGIDFQVTVQDTCLVNTSKKHMEKLLSNVLSNAVSYTELGHSVSVVLQKNKIMVKNECTPIPESIIPHLFEPFYRPDFARNRKDGGNGLGLYIVDMIAKSLNLTYTFKQMNALQGMCFTLYF, encoded by the coding sequence ATGATTATGAAAAAATTGAAATTATTCCCTAAAATTTTTCTTTATACATTTTCTGTAATGCTATTTATCATTATTATTGCACATATAATGATTTATACTTTTGCTCCGCAAATGTTATCAAGTATAAACAGCATATCAGAAAATGGAATTATGATTGAAAATGCTCTAAATACAGAGAGGTTTGTTTCTGAAGCAATTTTACGGGCATTTCCGTTTTCTTTTATACTTAGCATAATAATCGCTTTCATTTGCTCTTTTTTATTTTCAAGAGTAATTACAACTCCGATTAAAGAAATTTCTGATACGACGGAAAAAATGGCAAAATTAAAGAAAGAGGTATCATGTCCTGTTTATTCATTTGATGAAATAGGTGTCTTGGCTACAAATGTAAATACATTATATAAAAATCTAATCACGACTATTAACAATTTAGAAGATGAAAAGATAAAGAGTAATGAAGCCGAACAATTAAAAGTTGATTTTCTGCGTTCTGCTTCACATGAATTGAAAACTCCCGTAACTGCTTTAAATGCGATTTTAGAAAATATGATTTTGGGAGTTGGAAAATATAAAAATAAAGATGTTTATTTGTTGGAGTGTAAAGAAATCGCAGATAGACTTTCTCACATGATTAAAGAAATTTTAGATACTTCCCGATTAGACTTTTTAGCTGGAAGTGAAAAAACCGAAGAATTTAATTTAGCGGAAATTCTAAATAAAATTTGTGAACCATACCAACTAATTTCACAGTCAAAAGGAATTGATTTTCAAGTAACTGTTCAAGATACTTGCCTTGTAAATACTTCAAAAAAGCACATGGAGAAACTACTCTCAAATGTATTATCAAATGCTGTTTCTTATACGGAATTGGGACATAGTGTTTCGGTAGTTTTGCAAAAAAACAAAATTATGGTTAAAAATGAATGTACACCTATTCCAGAGAGTATAATTCCGCATTTGTTTGAACCATTTTACCGTCCAGATTTTGCCAGAAATAGAAAAGACGGTGGAAATGGTCTTGGTTTATATATCGTTGATATGATAGCAAAGTCATTAAATCTGACATATACATTTAAGCAAATGAACGCTTTACAAGGTATGTGTTTTACATTGTATTTTTAG
- a CDS encoding ABC transporter permease — MNCIKRGWLYTTRKKGKSFLLFCILFLIAVFVLSALAIDKASSLAQDNLRKSLGGEFTIGYDYSEANPYLNVEAVDGGTIMYSTQQITPDLIEEISKIKGVQYCSATTETLTAFSTIDFFKGNIPIEEEFRNTTKILGVWKSEENKHFTSKQINLVEGRHITPQDKGKVILSKDLAVKNQIQVRDILKTDKGIDLEIVGLFQQNETESINEQVTSYDKIQNLMIADLATLIALENSPAIQGFNEMTVSISDPQSMQKIISTIKDIKTVDWKGFSIIENNENYDKATSSLQQISNLVSTFLVIIFIASVIILSLILTMWSRTRIHETGILLSVGIRKTSIISQYITEVLLIAVIAFFLSYFPATVVADQVGSYLQNAPEQIEISEDTEGLVADNRNGTSDDVANTNITMPDLDIQVQSEEMVMLFILGIGIVVISAGISSISTMRLKPREILTKMS; from the coding sequence ATGAATTGTATAAAGCGTGGCTGGCTATATACCACCAGAAAAAAAGGAAAAAGTTTTTTGCTATTTTGTATTCTTTTTCTTATTGCAGTATTTGTTTTAAGTGCGTTGGCTATTGATAAGGCTTCGTCATTAGCACAAGATAATTTACGCAAAAGTTTAGGGGGAGAATTTACAATCGGATATGATTATTCGGAAGCTAACCCTTATTTGAATGTAGAAGCGGTAGATGGTGGTACAATTATGTATTCTACCCAGCAAATTACTCCAGACTTGATTGAAGAAATAAGTAAAATAAAAGGCGTACAGTATTGTAGTGCAACAACAGAAACACTTACAGCATTTTCTACGATTGATTTCTTTAAGGGAAACATACCGATAGAAGAGGAATTTAGGAATACGACTAAGATTTTAGGTGTTTGGAAAAGCGAAGAAAATAAACATTTTACTTCTAAACAGATAAATTTAGTTGAGGGCAGGCATATTACCCCACAAGATAAAGGCAAAGTGATATTAAGCAAAGATTTAGCTGTAAAAAATCAAATACAAGTGAGAGATATTCTTAAAACAGATAAAGGAATTGACCTAGAAATTGTCGGTTTGTTTCAGCAAAATGAAACGGAAAGTATCAATGAACAAGTTACTTCTTATGACAAAATTCAGAATTTAATGATTGCTGATTTAGCTACACTCATTGCTTTAGAAAACAGTCCAGCTATTCAAGGTTTTAATGAAATGACAGTTTCTATTTCTGACCCTCAAAGTATGCAGAAAATTATTTCTACCATAAAAGACATAAAGACGGTTGATTGGAAAGGCTTTTCTATTATAGAAAATAATGAAAACTATGATAAGGCAACAAGCTCATTACAACAGATTTCTAATCTTGTATCCACATTTTTAGTTATTATTTTCATTGCAAGTGTTATTATTCTTTCTCTTATTTTAACAATGTGGTCAAGAACTCGTATTCACGAAACGGGAATTTTGCTTTCTGTCGGAATAAGGAAAACATCAATTATCAGTCAATATATTACAGAGGTACTTCTTATTGCAGTCATTGCGTTTTTCCTTTCCTACTTCCCTGCTACTGTTGTTGCAGATCAAGTAGGAAGTTATTTACAAAATGCACCAGAGCAAATTGAAATATCAGAAGATACCGAGGGATTGGTTGCCGATAATAGAAACGGTACAAGTGATGATGTGGCGAATACAAATATAACTATGCCAGATTTAGATATTCAAGTTCAATCAGAAGAAATGGTTATGTTATTTATTTTGGGAATTGGAATTGTTGTCATTTCAGCAGGTATATCTTCAATTTCAACCATGCGATTAAAGCCCCGTGAAATATTGACAAAAATGAGTTAA
- a CDS encoding ATP-binding cassette domain-containing protein: MGVLEIQDLKYSYDNKKNVLNGINAQMELGKIYVILGTSGCGKTTLLSLLGGLDSASKGKILFNGKDIAEKGLENHRRNHVSFIFQAYNLIDYMTPLENVKLTSKLPPEPILEKMGLTKEEMKRNVLQLSGGQQQRVAIARALASEAPIILADEPTGNLDEDTAMSIMRILEESVHHLNKCAIIVTHSNEVAKRADVVFQLKRGTLQIIDTLERI, translated from the coding sequence ATGGGTGTTTTGGAAATACAAGATTTAAAATATTCTTATGATAACAAGAAAAATGTACTAAATGGTATCAATGCTCAAATGGAACTAGGAAAGATATATGTCATTTTGGGAACATCTGGTTGTGGGAAAACGACATTACTTTCTTTACTTGGTGGACTGGATAGTGCTTCAAAAGGTAAGATTTTATTTAATGGAAAAGATATTGCAGAAAAGGGATTGGAAAATCATCGTCGTAATCACGTTTCTTTTATCTTTCAAGCATATAATCTGATTGATTATATGACACCATTGGAAAATGTGAAGTTGACAAGTAAATTGCCACCCGAACCGATTTTAGAAAAAATGGGATTGACAAAAGAAGAAATGAAACGAAATGTGTTACAGCTTTCTGGCGGACAACAGCAACGTGTAGCGATTGCAAGAGCATTAGCCAGCGAAGCACCTATTATTTTGGCAGATGAACCTACTGGAAATCTTGATGAAGATACGGCAATGTCGATTATGAGAATTTTAGAAGAAAGTGTACATCATTTGAATAAATGTGCGATTATTGTTACACATTCTAATGAAGTTGCGAAACGTGCTGATGTAGTTTTTCAATTAAAACGAGGTACATTACAAATCATAGATACATTAGAAAGAATTTGA
- a CDS encoding lantibiotic protection ABC transporter ATP-binding protein, producing MEVILRTNNLCKDFKNQRAVNNVSITVRENSIYGLLGPNGAGKSTLLKMICGILKPTSGKIEFSNHKWSRNDLSYIGTLIETPPLYENLTAYENLKVRAELLKLSDERIREVLEIVGLKNTEKKRAGQFSLGMKQRLGIALAILNKPRLLILDEPTNGLDPVGIEELRELICSFPEQGITVILSSHILSEVEQIADDIGIISNGKLGYEGKLHSGENLEQLFMRIVKEHRKEF from the coding sequence ATGGAAGTAATTTTAAGAACAAATAATTTATGTAAAGATTTCAAAAATCAAAGGGCTGTAAACAATGTATCTATAACCGTCCGTGAAAATTCGATATATGGACTACTCGGTCCAAATGGTGCAGGAAAGTCTACACTTTTAAAAATGATATGTGGAATATTGAAACCTACATCTGGAAAAATTGAATTTTCTAATCACAAGTGGAGCAGAAATGATTTATCTTATATCGGTACTCTTATTGAAACACCACCATTGTATGAAAATTTGACAGCCTATGAAAATTTGAAAGTTCGTGCTGAATTACTGAAACTTTCAGATGAACGTATAAGAGAAGTGTTGGAAATTGTAGGATTGAAAAACACAGAAAAAAAACGAGCAGGTCAATTTTCATTAGGAATGAAACAACGCTTGGGAATTGCTCTTGCAATTCTTAATAAACCACGGCTATTGATATTAGATGAACCGACAAACGGACTAGACCCTGTGGGTATTGAGGAGTTGAGAGAGCTGATTTGCTCCTTTCCAGAACAAGGAATAACTGTTATCTTGTCTAGTCATATTTTGTCAGAGGTAGAACAAATTGCAGACGATATTGGCATTATCTCTAATGGAAAGTTGGGTTATGAGGGAAAACTTCATTCGGGAGAAAATTTGGAACAGTTGTTTATGCGTATTGTAAAAGAACACAGAAAGGAGTTTTAA
- a CDS encoding lantibiotic immunity ABC transporter MutE/EpiE family permease subunit, with protein MNYLKAEMLKYKRSFANKILVIAPICTGLFAWVVGGFTGYQYMTLYWWYAFLLPGTIAILCYLANQKEERAGKYFSVFSMSIHLKKFWFYKNLILIEKILVGALILSLIICISNVIAPATTVYTTLQVFVGSILISYASIWQLPLCLFLAKKIGMFGTIFINTLLGIFLPPLAGNTDIWFLFPHCWSAKLSESLMGIEINGTLMPHINISLNIVFIVLVLTSILFIVLSAFSATWFSKQEG; from the coding sequence ATGAATTACTTGAAAGCTGAAATGTTGAAGTATAAACGCTCATTTGCTAATAAGATTTTAGTTATTGCTCCGATTTGCACAGGTTTATTTGCTTGGGTGGTTGGTGGTTTTACAGGTTATCAATATATGACTTTGTACTGGTGGTATGCGTTTTTGTTACCGGGAACAATCGCTATTCTCTGTTATCTTGCAAATCAGAAAGAAGAACGAGCAGGCAAATATTTTTCTGTGTTTTCCATGTCTATTCATCTTAAAAAATTCTGGTTCTATAAGAATTTGATTTTGATTGAAAAAATATTGGTTGGAGCATTGATATTATCTTTAATTATTTGCATTTCTAATGTGATTGCCCCTGCCACAACGGTTTATACAACGTTGCAAGTGTTTGTCGGTAGTATTCTGATTAGTTATGCTTCTATTTGGCAACTGCCATTATGTTTATTCCTTGCAAAAAAGATTGGAATGTTCGGTACAATTTTCATCAATACACTTTTAGGAATATTCCTACCACCATTAGCAGGAAATACAGATATATGGTTTTTGTTCCCTCATTGCTGGTCAGCCAAATTGTCAGAGTCACTTATGGGAATTGAGATAAACGGGACGTTAATGCCACACATAAATATATCGTTAAATATTGTTTTTATTGTATTGGTTTTAACAAGCATACTCTTTATTGTATTATCTGCTTTTAGTGCAACATGGTTTTCTAAACAGGAGGGTTAG
- a CDS encoding lantibiotic immunity ABC transporter MutG family permease subunit: MKNVINSEFIKVKHTSYWQLHIILPVVGALLYIAYFAIYSTVPALNKENFLLELTATVFPLVISIVTGLNSSLEERASHFQCILSSKERISIWNGKLIFLILTGLFSIQLLMITFWLGVKMLAISDISLFFCVSAGFILFAGNIVIYIWHLFLSYRFGIGFSLFFGVFESLQVILYSNITLAGVFRFIPFSWGIELCHSFINSDINILNIAIVGLLTGITLFLTCIWINCWEGRKKHE; encoded by the coding sequence ATGAAAAATGTAATAAACTCTGAATTTATAAAAGTCAAACATACCTCATATTGGCAACTTCATATTATTTTGCCTGTGGTTGGTGCTTTGCTGTATATTGCATATTTTGCTATTTACTCAACTGTTCCTGCACTAAATAAAGAGAACTTTTTATTAGAATTAACAGCTACGGTTTTCCCGTTGGTCATCAGTATTGTTACTGGATTGAATAGTTCCCTAGAAGAAAGGGCTTCACACTTTCAATGTATTCTTTCATCAAAGGAACGTATTTCTATTTGGAATGGAAAACTAATATTTCTGATTTTAACAGGCTTATTTTCTATTCAACTTTTGATGATTACGTTTTGGTTGGGGGTAAAAATGCTGGCAATATCTGATATTTCATTATTTTTTTGTGTAAGTGCAGGGTTTATATTGTTTGCAGGTAATATCGTTATTTATATCTGGCATTTGTTTTTAAGTTATCGTTTTGGAATTGGTTTTTCTCTATTCTTTGGAGTATTTGAAAGTTTGCAGGTCATTTTATACAGCAATATTACTCTTGCTGGAGTATTCAGATTTATACCTTTCTCTTGGGGAATTGAGTTGTGCCATTCATTTATAAATTCAGATATAAATATACTGAACATTGCGATTGTAGGTTTATTAACAGGGATTACTCTATTTCTAACTTGTATATGGATAAATTGTTGGGAGGGAAGAAAAAAACATGAATAA
- a CDS encoding NisI/SpaI family lantibiotic immunity lipoprotein yields MNKIFKRSFCLLFLCITFLCSGCSLLENNTEYQKEKERCIVNKNDISRFSYGGNEYAILDDTYESSDIGEWVGYIRKLIVIDEQGNALEQIDYDSDTLEDMEVISQKYTEPVYTVPYLNVYKIKDSNAPMILTVDVNGNFHKAILSDKISEKDTLIQIEKPNEDNNFTINKENCTQLINGNKIYQITNEIVTSDQTEKYLGIIAETVLFDMNTKLPISKSEQNQIDWTGEKSQNVQRVNWFYQSVYTIKGQQTDTAVAIKINNEYRVAKAVTCE; encoded by the coding sequence ATGAATAAGATATTTAAGCGAAGTTTCTGCTTGTTATTTCTATGTATAACTTTTCTTTGCTCTGGCTGTTCCTTGCTAGAAAATAATACAGAATATCAGAAAGAAAAAGAAAGATGTATCGTTAATAAAAACGATATTTCACGATTTAGTTATGGTGGAAATGAGTATGCTATACTTGATGATACTTATGAAAGTTCCGATATTGGCGAATGGGTCGGATATATTCGGAAATTGATTGTTATTGACGAACAAGGAAATGCTCTCGAACAGATAGATTATGATAGTGATACCCTAGAGGATATGGAAGTGATTTCACAAAAATATACAGAACCAGTTTATACTGTACCATATCTTAATGTTTACAAAATAAAAGACAGCAACGCCCCTATGATATTGACTGTTGATGTAAACGGTAATTTCCATAAGGCAATTTTATCTGATAAAATTTCAGAAAAAGATACACTTATTCAAATAGAGAAACCAAACGAAGATAATAACTTTACCATAAACAAGGAGAATTGTACACAGTTAATCAACGGTAATAAAATTTATCAAATTACAAATGAGATTGTGACTTCCGACCAAACAGAAAAATATTTAGGTATAATTGCCGAAACGGTTTTATTTGATATGAATACAAAATTACCTATTTCTAAATCAGAGCAGAACCAAATTGATTGGACTGGGGAAAAGAGCCAAAATGTCCAAAGAGTGAACTGGTTTTATCAATCCGTTTATACTATAAAAGGACAACAGACAGATACAGCTGTTGCTATCAAGATCAATAATGAATATCGTGTAGCAAAAGCTGTAACTTGTGAGTAG